The following are from one region of the Ochotona princeps isolate mOchPri1 chromosome 15, mOchPri1.hap1, whole genome shotgun sequence genome:
- the LOC101524967 gene encoding apolipoprotein L3-like has protein sequence MESKEEDHGAAGGHEGDEQGDDGTMVPDAESRFADIIEYIRKALSREELQRLLAEDEAWGIFVSEAELSSEEAHTLREVLAKCITDMAMDSVPDKDPDMDLEDKEERQVRERFLKEFPQVKAQLEESIAKLHALADNVGKVHRDCTITNVVAASTGAASGILSLLGLALAPVTAGLSLALTVTGLGLRTAAALTRVTTTIVEHSTNLSAEEEAKSLMSSSIQKVEQVGGAVAVRLPTGGGLPKDWSKLLKVIAEVVRIIRSVRSSARLLTTGRIAVQDRRQVQPAFGDTAQTMTTGARITGAATAGLFLLVDVISLVQESVQLHQETTSESAQDLRQRAQQLEEKLAQLTEIHRSLQQDTAE, from the exons ATGGAGAGCAAGGAGGAAGACCACGGTGCAGCTGGCGGCCACGAGGGAGACGAACAGGGAGACGACGGCACCATGGTCCCAG ATGCTGAAAGCCGCTTTGCAGACATCATCGAGTACATCAGGAAGGCACTGAGCAGAGAGGAGCTGCAGCGGCTGCTGGCGGAAGACGAGGCCTGGGGGATATTCGTGTCTGAGGCAGAGTTGTCCAG TGAGGAGGCACACACTCTACGTGAAGTCCTGGCCAAGTGTATCACAGACATGGCCATGGACTCGGTCCCAGACAAGGACCCGGACATGGACCTGGAGGACAAAGAAGAGCGGCAGGTGAGGGAGAGGTTTTTGAAGGAGTTTCCGCAGGTGAAAGCGCAGCTGGAGGAGAGCATAGCAAAGCTGCACGCCCTGGCGGACAATGTGGGCAAGGTGCACCGGGACTGTACCATCACCAACGTGGTGGCCGCCTCCACTGGGGCCGCCTCTGGCATCCTGAGCCTCCTcggcctggctctggcccctgtgACTGCAGGGCTCAGCCTGGCACTCACAGTCACGGGGTTAGGGTTGCGCACAGCAGCTGCCTTGACCAGAGTCACCACCACCATCGTAGAGCATTCAACGAATCTGTCAGCTGAAGAGGAGGCCAAGAGCCTAATGTCGAGCAGCATCcagaaagtggagcaggttgGAGGTGCTGTGGCCGTGAGGCTCCCCACAGGGGGTGGCTTACCCAAGGACTGGAGCAAACTGCTGAAAGTCATCGCGGAAGTTGTCCGCATCATCAGATCAGTTCGAAGCAGTGCCCGTCTCCTGACCACAGGGAGGATCGCAGTCCAGGATCGGAGGCAGGTGCAGCCAGCCTTTGGGGACACTGCTCAGACCATGACCACAGGGGCCCGCATCACAGGTGCAGCCACCGCTGGACTCTTCCTTCTGGTAGATGTGATCAGCCTAGTCCAAGAGTCGGTGCAACTGCACCAGGAGACCACGTCCGAGTCGGCTCAGGATTTGCGGCAGCGggctcagcagctggaagagaagtTGGCACAGCTCACAGAGATCCATAGGAGCCTGCAGCAGGACACGGCTGAGTGA